The Neofelis nebulosa isolate mNeoNeb1 chromosome 16, mNeoNeb1.pri, whole genome shotgun sequence genome includes a window with the following:
- the LOC131497607 gene encoding olfactory receptor 3A1-like, whose translation MDPESRTNGTAVTEFILLGLVETPGLRPVVFVVFLLAYLLTVGGNLSILAAILVENKLHTPMYFFLGNLSVLDVGCITVTIPSMLARLLSHKHTVPYGACLTQLFFFHQLAGVDCFLLTAMAYDRFLAICQPLTYSTRMSQTVQRILVAVSWALAFTNALTHTVAISTLNFCGPNVINHFYCDLPQLFQLSCSSTQLNELLLFGLGILMAGAPVILIVTSYIHVAAAVLRIRSAEGRKKAFSTCGSHLTVVGIFYGTGVFSYMRLGSVEASDKDKGIGILNTVISPMLNPLIYSLRNPDVQGALWQVLTGKRALA comes from the coding sequence ATGGACCCAGAATCCAGGACCAATGGAACAGCTGTTACTGAGTTCATCCTGCTGGGCTTAGTGGAGACACCAGGGCTACGGCCAGTTGTCTTTGTAGTCTTCCTCTTAGCCTATCTGCTCACTGTTGGGGGCAACCTCAGCATCCTGGCCGCCATCTTGGTagagaacaaactccacacccccatgtacttcttcctggggAACCTATCGGTGCTGGACGTTGGGTGTATCACCGTCACTATTCCCTCAATGTTGGCTCGTCTCCTGTCCCACAAGCATACCGTTCCCTATGGAGCCTGCCTCACAcagcttttcttctttcatcaGTTGGCTGGTGTGGACTGCTTCCTGTTGACAGCCATGGCCTATGACCGATTCCTGGCCATCTGCCAGCCCCTCACCTACAGCACCCGAATGAGCCAGACAGTCCAGAGGATATTGGTGGCTGTGTCCTGGGCTTTAGCCTTCACTAATGCACTGACCCACACAGTAGCCATATCCACCCTGAACTTCTGTGGTCCCAATGTGATCAATCACTTCTACTGTGACCTCCCACAGCTCTTCCAGCTCTCTTGCTCCAGCACCCAACTCAATGAGCTGCTACTCTTTGGTCTGGGTATCCTCATGGCGGGTGCACCTGTGATTCTCATTGTCACCTCCTACATCCATGTGGCAGCTGCAGTCCTACGAATCCGTTCTGCTGAGGGCAGGAAGAAAGCCTTCTCCACGTGTGGTTCTCACCTCACTGTGGTTGGCATATTCTATGGGACAGGTGTCTTCAGCTACATGAGGCTGGGCTCAGTGGAAGCttcagacaaagacaaagggATTGGCATCCTCAACACTGTCATCAGCCCCATGCTGAACCCACTCATCTACAGCCTTCGGAACCCTGATGTACAGGGGGCTCTGTGGCAGGTGCTCACGGGGAAGCGAGCCCTTGCATAA